In one Terriglobales bacterium genomic region, the following are encoded:
- the glmM gene encoding phosphoglucosamine mutase, whose protein sequence is MARMLFGTDGIRGVAGDPPLDHSTVFAVGVALGRYLAKGHSNPKVVIGQDTRESSGWISDSITAGLESAGVQVRSAGVITTPAVAFLARQAFDAGIVISASHNPWTDNGIKVFGHDGYKLSDDVEEQIETVIFDLLHGRVAGFDPKSIPEQKTTEAAVAATDPELLKDYVNWLASQIAGTKLSHLTVLVDCANGASTPVAHEVFRACGLKADFMHDRPTGRNINENCGALHPEIVASQIRSHVGKYDMGITFDGDADRALFSDRNGHVVNGDAVLLLAARDMKSRGKLKADTVVATTMSNMGLELALRQSGVKMLRAPVGDKYVLEEMNKSGSTLGGEQSGHIIFRDGDATTGDGILTALRVIEAMTHAGKALHELVADLKVFPQTIKNVRVKEKKPLDTISEVVTAMKQGESELDGNGRIVVRYSGTEALARVMVEAESEEKMKRITESISGAIQKAIGV, encoded by the coding sequence ATGGCACGAATGTTGTTCGGCACCGACGGGATCCGCGGAGTTGCCGGTGATCCGCCACTCGACCATTCCACCGTATTCGCTGTCGGCGTAGCACTCGGTCGATATCTGGCGAAGGGGCATTCGAATCCCAAGGTCGTGATCGGGCAGGACACGCGTGAATCGAGCGGGTGGATCTCTGATTCCATTACTGCGGGGCTCGAGTCAGCCGGAGTACAGGTGCGTAGCGCAGGCGTGATCACGACGCCCGCCGTGGCGTTCCTTGCACGGCAGGCCTTTGACGCGGGGATCGTTATTTCCGCCTCGCACAATCCCTGGACGGACAACGGCATCAAGGTCTTCGGTCACGACGGATACAAGCTTTCCGACGATGTTGAAGAGCAGATCGAGACCGTCATCTTCGATCTGCTTCACGGGCGCGTTGCCGGCTTTGACCCGAAATCGATTCCCGAGCAGAAAACAACAGAAGCGGCAGTTGCGGCCACGGATCCTGAACTGCTGAAGGATTATGTGAACTGGCTCGCGTCGCAGATCGCGGGCACGAAGTTGTCGCATCTGACTGTGCTGGTGGACTGCGCCAACGGAGCCTCGACTCCAGTAGCGCACGAAGTGTTTCGCGCTTGCGGCCTGAAAGCCGACTTCATGCACGACCGGCCGACGGGAAGGAACATCAACGAAAACTGCGGCGCGTTACATCCTGAGATTGTTGCTTCGCAGATTCGCTCCCACGTGGGCAAATACGATATGGGCATCACGTTCGACGGCGATGCCGACCGTGCGTTGTTCTCCGACCGGAACGGTCATGTAGTGAATGGAGATGCGGTACTGTTGCTCGCGGCGCGCGACATGAAATCCCGCGGCAAACTGAAGGCCGACACTGTTGTTGCCACCACGATGTCGAACATGGGCCTGGAACTCGCACTGCGCCAGTCTGGAGTCAAGATGCTGCGAGCCCCTGTCGGCGACAAGTACGTCCTCGAGGAAATGAACAAGAGCGGTTCCACGCTGGGCGGCGAGCAGTCCGGACACATCATCTTCCGTGACGGCGATGCAACAACCGGCGACGGGATACTCACCGCGCTACGCGTGATTGAAGCCATGACACATGCCGGAAAGGCGCTTCATGAACTGGTCGCAGACCTGAAGGTATTTCCGCAGACCATCAAGAATGTGCGCGTGAAAGAGAAGAAGCCGCTGGACACGATTTCCGAAGTGGTGACGGCGATGAAGCAGGGCGAGTCTGAACTCGACGGCAACGGGCGCATTGTAGTCCGCTATTCGGGGACGGAAGCGCTGGCTCGCGTGATGGTGGAAGCGGAGTCGGAAGAGAAGATGAAGCGCATTACCGAGTCCATTTCCGGGGCGATTCAGAAAGCTATTGGAGTTTAG
- a CDS encoding carbon-nitrogen hydrolase family protein yields the protein MSTVRIALANLRFPSTPQESVVLAEAAIHEAGDQAADIICFPECFVPGYRGTGHPIPPPDQVFLADAWAAVAAAANKANVAVILGTERIVNGELLATALVVGRDGSIVGLQDKVQMDPSEDGTYAAGTQRRVFQSGPMTFGVAICHEGWRYPETVRWAVRNGAQVVFHPHFHPAEPGGFAPATFADPRNTFHEKAALCRAAENTCWFATVNFASEGAPTTSAVVRPDGTLLCYHPYGQHGLLLADIELAEATRLLAMRCKAGY from the coding sequence ATGAGTACCGTTCGAATTGCCCTTGCCAACCTGAGATTTCCGTCTACTCCACAGGAGTCTGTCGTACTGGCCGAGGCGGCCATTCATGAAGCAGGTGATCAGGCTGCGGACATCATCTGCTTTCCGGAATGCTTTGTTCCGGGTTATCGCGGCACGGGGCACCCGATTCCGCCGCCGGATCAGGTCTTCCTCGCCGATGCGTGGGCCGCAGTCGCGGCAGCAGCGAACAAGGCGAATGTAGCGGTGATTCTTGGCACAGAGCGGATCGTGAACGGGGAGTTGCTGGCGACCGCACTGGTCGTTGGGCGCGACGGCAGCATCGTGGGTCTTCAGGACAAAGTGCAGATGGACCCTTCCGAAGACGGCACCTACGCCGCAGGAACGCAAAGGCGGGTGTTCCAATCGGGTCCGATGACGTTCGGTGTTGCGATCTGTCACGAGGGCTGGCGATATCCGGAGACGGTTCGCTGGGCAGTGCGGAATGGCGCGCAGGTTGTATTTCATCCGCATTTCCATCCGGCCGAGCCAGGCGGCTTTGCGCCGGCGACGTTTGCCGATCCGCGAAATACGTTTCACGAGAAAGCTGCATTGTGCCGGGCCGCTGAGAATACCTGTTGGTTTGCAACCGTCAATTTCGCGAGCGAGGGTGCACCCACGACATCGGCGGTGGTACGACCTGACGGAACGTTGTTGTGTTATCACCCTTATGGGCAACACGGGCTTCTCCTGGCCGATATCGAACTGGCGGAGGCCACCCGGTTGCTGGCGATGCGTTGCAAAGCAGGCTACTAG
- a CDS encoding HAD hydrolase-like protein — translation MSVTASPAQVLVDLKPQFKFFIGIDSDGCAFDSMEIKHKECFCPNIIKYWHLQPVAKYAREAIEFVNLYSKWRGVNRWPALIRVLDLLRDRPEVIARKCNIPMANRVREFIASGKPLSNDGLKQYMAEHPDPELDLAMQWSVAVNKSIADVVFDLPPFPYVRESLELLQKFADCAVVSQTPTEALVREWEEHGIDKYVRAIAGQELGTKKQHLHMAAGGKYPEKNILMIGDANGDLEAARGNNALFFPINPGHEEASWELFYKEGIHKFLAGEFAGDYEARLIADFQKYLPEKAPWQK, via the coding sequence ATGAGCGTGACCGCTTCGCCGGCACAGGTATTAGTGGACCTTAAGCCGCAGTTCAAGTTCTTTATCGGCATCGATTCCGATGGCTGCGCGTTCGACAGTATGGAGATCAAGCACAAAGAGTGCTTCTGTCCGAACATCATTAAGTACTGGCATCTCCAGCCCGTCGCCAAGTACGCCCGCGAAGCCATTGAGTTCGTGAACCTCTACTCCAAGTGGCGCGGCGTAAATCGCTGGCCTGCGCTGATCAGGGTCCTCGATCTGTTGCGCGACCGGCCCGAAGTCATCGCCCGCAAATGCAACATCCCGATGGCGAACCGGGTACGCGAATTCATCGCCTCCGGCAAGCCGCTGAGCAACGACGGCCTCAAGCAATATATGGCTGAGCACCCGGACCCCGAACTCGACCTGGCCATGCAGTGGAGCGTCGCGGTGAACAAGTCCATCGCCGACGTTGTTTTCGACCTGCCGCCCTTCCCTTACGTTCGCGAAAGCCTGGAACTTCTCCAGAAATTCGCCGACTGTGCCGTCGTTTCGCAAACGCCCACCGAGGCGCTCGTCCGTGAGTGGGAAGAGCATGGTATCGACAAGTACGTGCGCGCCATCGCCGGACAGGAGCTTGGCACCAAGAAGCAGCACCTCCACATGGCCGCGGGAGGGAAGTATCCGGAAAAGAACATCCTCATGATCGGCGACGCCAACGGCGACCTCGAAGCCGCGCGCGGCAACAACGCCCTATTCTTCCCTATTAATCCCGGACACGAAGAAGCATCGTGGGAGCTCTTCTATAAAGAGGGCATCCACAAGTTCCTCGCCGGAGAATTCGCAGGCGACTACGAAGCCCGCCTTATCGCTGACTTCCAGAAGTACCTGCCGGAAAAAGCGCCATGGCAGAAGTAG
- a CDS encoding SDR family oxidoreductase: MSAIESTGLELFDLKALTSLYDFTGQTVVLTGGTGVLAGTMALALVGCGANVALVDKNVAAGEALLDRMGEHAYRAAVVPCDVLDRVNVERVATDIRTRFGTVDHLINAAGGNDAKATTSNDLRFFDLPVDAVRWVFDLNLVGTVLPTQVFGRIMANQGFGRILNITSMSADRPLTRVPMYSAAKAGVSNFTRWLAVHMAQEYSTNIRVNAIAPGFFLTNQNRYLLTDRETGELTARGKSIIAHTPMAKFGQPEDLLGAVLWLLSPASSFVTGAVIPIDGGFSAFAGV, encoded by the coding sequence ATGTCAGCTATCGAAAGTACGGGTCTCGAACTATTCGATTTGAAGGCTCTCACCTCCCTTTATGACTTTACCGGGCAAACAGTAGTGTTAACCGGGGGCACCGGAGTTCTTGCCGGCACCATGGCTCTCGCTCTCGTCGGTTGCGGTGCCAATGTCGCCCTGGTTGACAAGAATGTCGCGGCCGGAGAAGCCCTGCTGGATCGCATGGGCGAACACGCTTATCGTGCCGCGGTCGTGCCCTGCGATGTCCTCGACCGCGTGAATGTCGAACGGGTCGCCACCGATATCAGGACACGGTTCGGCACCGTGGACCACCTGATCAACGCCGCCGGTGGCAACGACGCCAAAGCTACGACCAGCAACGACCTGCGATTCTTCGACTTGCCCGTCGATGCCGTGCGCTGGGTGTTCGACCTCAACCTGGTCGGGACCGTGCTGCCAACCCAGGTCTTCGGCAGAATCATGGCCAACCAGGGCTTCGGACGCATACTCAACATCACATCCATGTCTGCCGACCGCCCGCTCACCCGCGTTCCCATGTACTCGGCCGCGAAGGCCGGTGTCAGCAATTTCACCCGCTGGCTCGCGGTTCACATGGCCCAGGAATACTCCACCAACATCCGCGTGAATGCTATTGCCCCCGGATTCTTCCTCACCAACCAGAACCGCTATCTGCTCACCGATCGCGAAACCGGTGAACTCACCGCGCGCGGTAAGAGCATCATCGCCCACACGCCAATGGCGAAGTTTGGGCAACCGGAAGACCTGCTCGGCGCCGTCCTGTGGCTGCTGTCGCCGGCCTCTTCGTTCGTGACCGGCGCGGTAATTCCCATTGATGGCGGGTTTTCGGCCTTCGCCGGAGTTTAG
- a CDS encoding CdaR family protein, translated as MDFFRRHVFNHLGLKITSLVIAFALWMAIAREPMAEVAINVPIEFHNAPDNLELNSETIPQIQVRARGPVGVIRSLSTGDVHAVIDLNGSNPHEKTFDMEPKRIRVPRNVEIIQVIPSQVRISFDLRATKRVEVRPRVVGASAPGFRMQNVKVEPSTVVIAGPQKRVDVVDSVITDPVDASGVMGTATFTTRVYVSDPLIRLVNPLPVHVTVVTDSKPKANPSEGQ; from the coding sequence ATGGACTTTTTCCGGCGCCATGTTTTCAACCATCTCGGGCTGAAGATCACGTCGCTGGTGATCGCATTCGCCTTGTGGATGGCGATTGCGCGGGAACCGATGGCAGAAGTCGCAATCAACGTTCCCATCGAATTTCATAATGCTCCCGACAACCTGGAGTTGAATTCCGAGACCATCCCGCAGATACAGGTGCGTGCGCGGGGTCCGGTGGGGGTGATTCGGTCCTTGAGCACCGGGGATGTGCACGCCGTCATCGACCTGAACGGTTCCAACCCGCACGAGAAGACATTCGATATGGAGCCAAAGCGAATCCGAGTGCCACGGAATGTGGAAATCATTCAGGTGATTCCGAGCCAGGTGCGGATCAGCTTTGACCTTCGCGCCACGAAGCGGGTGGAAGTCCGGCCCAGGGTAGTGGGGGCATCGGCGCCGGGGTTCCGGATGCAGAACGTGAAGGTGGAGCCCAGTACGGTGGTGATTGCCGGTCCGCAGAAACGGGTGGATGTGGTGGATTCGGTGATCACCGATCCGGTGGATGCCTCGGGCGTTATGGGTACGGCGACGTTCACCACGCGTGTGTATGTTTCCGATCCGCTGATTCGGCTGGTCAATCCGTTACCCGTACATGTCACAGTAGTAACGGATTCGAAACCCAAAGCGAATCCTTCCGAAGGACAATAG
- the recG gene encoding ATP-dependent DNA helicase RecG, with product MLQMDSPVQYIKGIGPKRAEALSAKGLESLEDLLYYLPFRYEDRTNPRKISELMPGEMAVLICEVRGSALLRTKRMPIFEMTVGDIGDQAPPVFGKRVRNTIKCIWFNARYMEGRFKAGQVLALYGKVEEDSYRGGLQIVQPQVEVLGESDEDELPASMETGHIVPIYEGTGQGPQKLNARWFRKIIRNALEAMTSDTPDILPKSLQRKLGLIPRQEAFWKVHWPEDDVSLLQLQSWRTPAHIRLIFEELFFLELGLEIKRRKLRRQPGISFELSDSVREAIKRILPFRPTAAQKRVLKDIAEDMARATPMRRLLQGDVGAGKTIVAFEAAIIAIENGFQVALMAPTEILATQHYLSARRILEKAGYRIVLLTGSLEQDRKRDVRRHIARGDAQLVIGTHALIQDKVEFDNLGLVIVDEQHRFGVMQRLKLMRKSADPQALTPDVLVMTATPIPRTLALTLYGELDVSVIDELPPGRTPIVTRRVSDERADEVFDFVRKQVKAGHQAYVVYPVIEENEESELKAAIKMYEAIRKTVLPDLRIGLLHGRMSADEKDSVMAQFKDGKIDVLVSTTVIEVGVDVPNATVMVIEHAERFGLSQLHQLRGRIGRGAAKSYCILMTGNKISDEGEQRLNKMVETNDGFEIAEMDLQLRGPGEFFGTKQAGMPSFRVANLLRDRDLLEVAKKEACALLDDKLDIPAEDKSRTLVHLRASWQRRYGLVEVG from the coding sequence ATGCTCCAGATGGACAGTCCCGTGCAATACATAAAGGGCATTGGCCCCAAGCGCGCCGAAGCCCTTAGCGCGAAAGGACTCGAGTCCCTCGAAGATCTCCTTTATTACCTGCCATTTCGCTACGAAGACCGCACGAATCCCCGCAAAATCTCCGAATTAATGCCCGGCGAAATGGCCGTCCTCATCTGCGAGGTCCGCGGTTCGGCCCTGCTGCGCACCAAGCGCATGCCGATTTTCGAAATGACCGTCGGCGACATCGGCGATCAGGCACCCCCCGTTTTCGGCAAACGCGTTCGCAACACCATCAAGTGCATCTGGTTTAACGCCCGCTACATGGAGGGCCGCTTCAAGGCCGGGCAGGTCCTCGCCCTGTACGGCAAGGTCGAAGAAGATTCCTACCGCGGCGGGTTGCAGATCGTGCAACCTCAAGTTGAAGTGCTCGGCGAATCCGATGAAGACGAACTGCCCGCCTCGATGGAGACCGGCCACATCGTGCCCATCTATGAAGGCACTGGCCAGGGTCCGCAAAAACTGAATGCCCGTTGGTTCCGCAAGATCATTCGTAACGCCCTCGAGGCGATGACCTCCGATACCCCGGACATATTGCCGAAGTCGCTTCAAAGGAAGCTCGGTCTCATCCCGCGCCAGGAGGCTTTTTGGAAAGTCCACTGGCCGGAAGATGACGTTTCTCTCTTGCAACTGCAAAGCTGGCGGACCCCCGCGCACATTCGACTCATCTTCGAGGAACTCTTCTTCCTCGAGCTTGGACTCGAGATCAAGCGTCGAAAGCTACGACGGCAGCCGGGTATCTCGTTCGAGCTCTCGGACAGCGTGCGCGAAGCAATTAAGCGAATTCTGCCGTTCCGCCCGACCGCCGCTCAAAAGCGCGTATTGAAAGACATCGCCGAAGACATGGCGCGTGCCACGCCGATGCGGCGTTTGCTCCAAGGCGATGTCGGCGCAGGCAAAACCATCGTCGCGTTTGAAGCTGCCATCATCGCGATCGAAAACGGATTCCAGGTCGCGCTCATGGCGCCGACGGAAATTCTCGCCACGCAGCACTATCTTTCTGCGCGACGCATCCTCGAGAAAGCCGGGTACCGCATCGTTCTGCTTACCGGCTCGCTCGAACAGGATCGCAAGCGCGACGTCCGCCGCCACATCGCTCGCGGCGACGCCCAGCTCGTAATCGGCACCCACGCGCTCATTCAGGACAAAGTCGAGTTCGATAACCTCGGCCTCGTCATCGTTGACGAGCAACATCGTTTCGGCGTGATGCAGCGCCTGAAGCTGATGCGGAAATCAGCCGACCCGCAGGCTCTCACGCCCGATGTGCTGGTCATGACCGCCACCCCAATTCCTCGCACGCTCGCTCTCACCCTATACGGCGAACTCGACGTCAGCGTCATCGACGAACTGCCTCCCGGACGCACGCCCATCGTCACCCGCCGCGTTTCCGATGAACGCGCCGACGAAGTATTCGACTTCGTCCGCAAGCAAGTAAAGGCCGGGCACCAGGCCTACGTCGTCTACCCGGTGATCGAAGAAAACGAAGAGAGCGAGCTCAAGGCCGCCATCAAGATGTACGAGGCCATCCGCAAAACCGTCCTACCGGACTTGCGTATAGGCCTCCTGCACGGCCGCATGTCCGCCGACGAAAAAGACTCCGTCATGGCACAGTTCAAGGACGGCAAAATCGACGTCCTCGTTTCCACCACCGTCATCGAGGTCGGCGTCGATGTCCCGAATGCCACCGTCATGGTCATCGAACACGCCGAGCGCTTTGGTCTATCGCAGCTCCACCAGTTACGCGGACGCATCGGCCGCGGTGCGGCCAAGTCCTACTGCATCCTTATGACCGGCAACAAGATTTCCGACGAAGGCGAGCAGCGCCTGAACAAAATGGTCGAAACCAACGACGGTTTCGAGATCGCCGAAATGGACCTTCAACTCCGCGGTCCGGGCGAATTCTTCGGGACCAAGCAGGCCGGCATGCCCAGCTTCCGTGTCGCCAACTTGCTTCGCGATCGCGATCTGCTCGAAGTCGCCAAGAAGGAAGCCTGCGCCCTTCTCGACGACAAGCTCGACATTCCGGCCGAGGACAAGAGCCGCACCTTGGTACACCTTCGCGCCAGCTGGCAACGACGATACGGATTAGTGGAAGTTGGCTGA
- a CDS encoding PP2C family protein-serine/threonine phosphatase, producing MLRLSTTLRRVVWVQLLLFGVAAAVSGLLWGVGQQVNFLMVFICSFFIGNTGFLFLVQFSSLFCRYKFPYDWLAFLALLIAITPFTVAGAILIAFWLDAPSGTNYWMYLSQGWKLPSLVTIVFGVVYNLFCDMRSRLERHNRELQETVEKREAEWQKQEEDLQRAREIQESLLPKKIPQINGFDIAGAWEPARVVGGDYFDVIKLSETKVAICIADVVGKGTSAALLMANVQASVRAFASESMSPASLCSRINGVLCNNIGSDKFVTFFYGVLDVAQRSLTYCNAGHLRPIAIQPSRAPLQLDSSGVVLGVVQDGSYEDSVLPLGSGDRLLLFTDGITEAMREDGEEFGEERLVASARNSSRHQADQMKSFVMEDVRAFCRSQFHDDATLLAVAVN from the coding sequence ATGTTACGGCTCTCTACAACGTTAAGACGCGTCGTTTGGGTACAACTGTTGCTGTTTGGCGTGGCGGCGGCCGTGAGCGGGTTGCTGTGGGGAGTGGGGCAACAGGTGAACTTTCTGATGGTGTTCATCTGTTCGTTCTTCATCGGGAATACCGGGTTCCTGTTCCTGGTGCAGTTTTCCTCCCTGTTCTGCCGTTACAAATTCCCTTACGACTGGCTTGCCTTTCTCGCGCTGCTGATTGCAATTACTCCGTTCACTGTGGCCGGAGCAATCCTCATTGCGTTCTGGCTCGATGCGCCTTCGGGAACGAACTACTGGATGTACCTGTCGCAGGGCTGGAAGCTGCCATCGCTCGTCACGATCGTGTTTGGCGTTGTCTACAACCTGTTCTGCGACATGCGATCTCGGCTGGAGCGCCATAACCGCGAACTACAGGAAACCGTCGAAAAGCGTGAGGCGGAATGGCAGAAGCAGGAAGAAGACCTGCAACGCGCACGCGAGATACAGGAATCGTTGCTGCCGAAGAAAATCCCACAGATAAACGGGTTTGACATAGCTGGAGCGTGGGAACCGGCGCGGGTGGTGGGCGGCGACTACTTCGACGTAATCAAGCTGAGCGAAACGAAGGTGGCGATCTGTATTGCGGATGTGGTGGGTAAAGGAACATCCGCGGCGCTGCTGATGGCGAACGTGCAGGCATCGGTGCGTGCGTTTGCTTCGGAGTCGATGTCGCCGGCCTCGCTTTGTTCACGGATCAACGGCGTGTTGTGCAACAACATCGGCAGCGACAAGTTTGTGACCTTCTTCTACGGTGTGCTCGACGTTGCCCAACGCAGCCTTACCTATTGCAATGCGGGGCATCTGCGGCCGATTGCGATTCAACCTTCGCGCGCGCCGCTGCAACTGGACAGCAGCGGCGTGGTGCTTGGGGTGGTTCAGGACGGAAGCTACGAAGACTCGGTTCTGCCACTGGGCTCAGGCGACCGTCTGCTGCTGTTCACAGACGGAATCACGGAAGCCATGCGGGAAGACGGCGAAGAGTTCGGGGAAGAGCGACTGGTCGCGTCGGCGCGGAACTCCAGCCGTCACCAGGCCGATCAGATGAAAAGCTTTGTGATGGAAGATGTGCGTGCCTTTTGCCGGTCGCAATTTCACGATGATGCCACGCTGCTGGCAGTCGCTGTGAACTAG
- the cdaA gene encoding diadenylate cyclase CdaA gives MPHLLDRLPAMSRLDFLDILLVAVLIYQFLLLIRGTRAVPVLVGVASLGVAFYLAHVAELRTVNFIFGTLLPYAIFALIVVFQNEIRHALARIGRRFTFSRAVQGMQEAYDDIVLAANLFSQSQTGALIVIEREIGLRTYIESGVPLDANLSYDLLATIFRPSAPLHDGAVIVQKDRIAAAACFLPLSMNPVLSTQLGTRHRAGIGITEETDAIAVIVSEETGYISLAVGGNVERDITVEYLRERLSELLRRYVPPSALPTVTPEDETSPRVKHAGEEPMRGD, from the coding sequence ATGCCACACCTGCTGGACCGTTTGCCGGCGATGTCCAGGCTGGATTTTCTGGATATCCTGCTGGTGGCGGTATTGATCTACCAATTTCTGTTGCTGATCCGCGGAACTCGCGCGGTACCAGTATTGGTAGGTGTGGCCAGTCTTGGGGTGGCGTTCTATCTGGCCCACGTGGCTGAACTCCGGACCGTTAACTTCATCTTTGGCACGCTGCTGCCGTACGCGATCTTCGCCCTCATCGTTGTCTTCCAGAATGAGATCAGGCATGCGCTTGCCCGAATAGGACGAAGGTTTACGTTCTCACGCGCGGTACAGGGAATGCAGGAGGCGTACGACGACATCGTGCTGGCCGCGAACCTCTTTTCGCAGAGCCAGACCGGCGCCTTGATTGTCATTGAGCGCGAGATCGGGTTGCGTACGTACATTGAGAGCGGAGTCCCCCTCGACGCGAACCTTTCCTACGACCTGCTGGCAACGATCTTTCGTCCGAGCGCCCCTCTGCATGATGGCGCAGTTATTGTGCAGAAGGACCGCATTGCCGCCGCGGCATGCTTCCTGCCGCTATCGATGAATCCGGTGTTGTCCACGCAATTGGGAACACGGCATCGCGCCGGCATTGGCATCACCGAGGAGACGGATGCGATTGCGGTGATTGTCTCGGAAGAGACCGGCTACATCAGCCTCGCGGTCGGCGGAAATGTGGAGCGCGACATCACTGTCGAGTATCTGCGCGAGCGACTTAGCGAACTGTTACGGCGCTACGTGCCGCCTTCCGCGTTGCCCACGGTAACGCCGGAAGACGAAACTTCGCCGCGCGTGAAGCATGCCGGTGAAGAGCCGATGAGGGGAGACTGA